A stretch of the Macaca mulatta isolate MMU2019108-1 chromosome 16, T2T-MMU8v2.0, whole genome shotgun sequence genome encodes the following:
- the LOC100423954 gene encoding C-C motif chemokine 3-like 1 — MQVSTAALAVLLCTVALCKPVFSAPLAADTPTSCCFSYISRHIPQNFVADYFETSSQCSKPGVIFLTKRGRQVCADPSEDWVQKYVSDLELSA; from the exons ATGCAGGTCTCCACTGCTGCCCTTGCCGTCCTCCTCTGCACCGTGGCTCTCTGCAAGCCGGTCTTCTCTGCACCAC TTGCTGCTGACACGCCGACCTCCTGCTGCTTCAGCTACATCTCCCGGCACATTCCACAGAATTTCGTAGCTGACTACTTTGAGACCAGCAGCCAGTGCTCCAAGCCCGGTGTCAT TTTCCTAACCAAGAGAGGCCGGCAGGTCTGTGCTGACCCCAGTGAGGACTGGGTCCAGAAATACGTCAGCGACCTGGAGCTGAGTGCCTGA